The Pungitius pungitius chromosome 4, fPunPun2.1, whole genome shotgun sequence nucleotide sequence TTCTGATGACAAGGGGTCTAGCTTCCATTAAGATCACTGAGATTATGCCATTGGTAATTTACCTTTTGCTAATTGCATGCCATgcttcattacaaatcaacagTGTTGTGGCTGAACGCGTCCATTgaactgtattaatgcccgatgaacgttactgtgaactcgttcattctggtgtctatgaacggtgcgttctttcaggttaacatcgttcaatgggggtgccagatttctatagaaaacacactgtaaacgcgccttaataagtagcggaaaaaaacactgaatctggcaacaccagcctccagtgtcgcaccgcgcatgcgtcatcaaaaaaaaagaaaagcatggaggcggcgtataatcatttaaattagttttctgaagttactgacaaggtcgctgaggatgggaggaatctgacctttgtttgcaaacattttcaccACATTTTCACACTGCAAATCAACACGTAGATTTCAGTAATTGtaaattatttgttttactgaTGACCTCGGTATATCAAAGATTGGGCTACGGCACTGGGGATAGTTGTTTAAACACTGGCCTGTCGTCTGGCATGTAAGTTCCCCTCCACAGGCAGGTTTGAGGCGCTCTTCATCAGGCTCCGGGCGATGAAGGTGTAGTACACGGATATGACCAGCAGGGGAATGACGTAGAAAATTAGGAAGGAGGCCATGGAGTGGATCTTTGGGTGCAGTTCCCCAGCATGGGGATAGGGGGCGCAAGTGACGAAGCTCTCATTGGTGGAGGTGACGAAGGTGTGGAGGTCAGAGAAGACGGCCTCGGGGATAGCCAGGACCAGGGAGAGGAGCCAGATGAGTGCCGCCTGTAGGACAATGatgatggtgctgctggatGTTTTGATGTCCAGGGGCTTCACGATGGCCCTGTACCTGCCACATTAGGGGATATGCCGTAAGCTGTCATAGATAAACGTGTTAACACGACGCCATTGTGGTACGTGACAGATACGGTTTCGGGCTGCAGAAGCCAAACCAGAATAATAACATTGCAAAAAGTTGTTCTAGATGACGTCcagaaataaaatgcattaaccTTTATCGAGTTGAGGAGTGAATATAAAAAAGGAAGAGCCATGAAAACAAGCCTTATGAATAAGTATTACCAAACCGCCGGAGAAAGGAACGAACGCCACAGGACACTTTTCTTTGCTCACTTTAGCTCCAAAGCGTATTTTCAGTAGACCTTGTTTCGCTGAGTGAAAACACCATTTTGAGGACGGCACTTGATTTAAGGGTAATGTGTAAGACCTGTGCTCAAATGAAATCATTACCCTGACAAACATGAAACTGATTACATATGATCTGAGCAGCTTGGATTTCGACACGTCCCTAAGAACTGAATTGCACAACACGACGATGAAAACTTTTTAAATATTCCGGCTGGAGATTGTAGCCTCTGTGTTCTGATTACGCAAAGACATTATCGGGCAACTGTGATAGTGCGAGATTTTGAAAGTCTGACACTTTTTCGGTCTGTGGTATGTGGTATATCATGCCAAATATTTCGCTGCTACATATTGTGCTTTGGAAGATGCAAAAAGTGGTTTGTGGTAAGTTGTGAAATACAActtcaaacacattttaaaaatacttcATTTGTTCAAATTTGGTTGAATTCCGTACACATCACAGGATTACCTTTTACCTATAGCATTATAATGCTGAAGAGAACTTTAAAAAGTGATGCAAGTTCTATGGGACCAAACCATGCATTCCACAGAATTACTGAACTCAACATATTTAGTtttgtgtgattataaactatacattttgttttgttgcagcagCCTAAACTTAGGGGGAGAACAATGGGGTGACATTCAGTTCCAATTGtatatgcaagaaaaaaaataaagagtctttgcatatatttgttttgctgCTCTTGGTTTTATTGACTATATTGATTGACTTCCTCTGCCTTATGATTGCAATACTAATTTTAGCTGCAAGAACAAGGCTTTGGGATTTAAAAGACCAGAAAATGTTCTTCTTTCATCCAGAAATATATCCTGCTCCGAATGTGAAACATATGTCCCTACATTACAACTATTTTCAAATACGTTTATCAGGATGCGCAGCAGGTTACTAAGCAACGGGAGCGGTGGAGGAAAAGCTGATGACGCAGGCAGGAAGTCCACCTGCAGCCCAAACCGCCTCATTTCAGGGACCACTCGGCTCAGCCTATGCGTTCTTTGGAGGACCAGGTCGACTGCGAAGGCCGGATCCTCATGAGGGTGCGGCCGACTAAATGAGACACATGCTGTGAcaaggatttatttatttattaccaaTAATACACAGAAGCTTGGTAGTGAAACTGTGGAAAGCTGTAGGGGCCTACTTTTGTCATTTCCTAATGTGAAGCgtgttgtaaaaaaacaacaagctggtgaaacttaaaataataattattccgGCTGCCTAGAAACAAGTTGGGCAAGCTAAGAAACTTAGGTTGTTCGTACTTCAATACGAGTTGACTTGTAACTAAGAATAAATAGTTGTATTTGACCAGCAGGGCAGCTGATATTGGCCATGAATCCAATGAATGTCGAGACTCCAGAAATAATTTGATTTGAACTAAACGGCACAGATATTGCAAGTTATTTTACAGCAGGAAGGTGTGGCTGTAtgtccaacccagtctccaaaaaaagcgtgaaatggctatgTTGGTCCACCGTAATAGACGTAGTCATgatacgttttcccccaaaataccGTTACTAGGtaactatgttacgtttcttttggcccattcatttaccgACCGTCCGCCATGATTTTCTTTtcgctaacgggaaacttgatagtcacgtgatcTATTTGCGAAGCAATGTAAATTAATTGGCccaaagaaacgtaacatagtaacgctattttgggggaaaaagtaCACGACTACGTTTattacggtggaccaacgtagccatttcacgctttttttggagactgggttgataTGTCAGGCATTGGGGGCCCTGatcaaaagaagaacaaaacattGACCTCAGACAGGAAATAACGCGAGGAAGAACAGGGAACCgtttttaaaacacagtgaTATCCACCAAAAAGGGAAACGTTGAATTTGTGCAATTTAACAACAAACTTTTGAAATTAAAAGTTTAAAACCAATGAATCTATTGCACGCACGTGTCCTAAAAGCCTTGGaagtatgtgttttttattgtggTATTAAAACATCCTGCGATGTGAATGCAACAATCTTCACAAAGTGGGGAACACCGGGGCATCAGGACAATGAGAATGCCACATGGGTCCTTTCCAAGTAAACCCGCAGCCTACCTGTCGGCGGAGAGGGCAGTGAGCGTGAACACGGACACTCCAACCGAGGTGAGCTGAATGAAGGGGATGACTTTACAGCCCACTCTGCCGAACAGCCACTCCTCTGACAGGTAGCGGCTGGCATCCACCGGGGCGCAGGTCACCAGCAGCAAAACGTCCCCGAGGGCGAGGCTGGACATGAACAGATTGGGCACGTTGCGGATGGATTTGGCGGAGCAGAACGTCTTGATGAGCGTGATGTTGCCGATTAGTCCCAGAACGCCGATGACACCGTAAACTGAAGCGACGACCACTCCGGTGAACCACATCGTCCGCGCCGTGGAGAGCTGTGACGCTGCGCGGGTTTCCGAGAGAAGGTGCCACCGCTGCTGAGGGGGACAATTCTGTGTCCTGCTTTAGagttgtgtgcacgtgtgtgggAGTCCTGTGTCGCTGCTGTGCTCAGCCGCACAGCACGCAGACGAAGAGCGATCAATATGCGTATTGAATTAAGAAGGAGTTACATGATCGCGTCTCAATCAACAAGACAAATTTGAATGTAGTGCAATGATAAATATGGGCAAAATACATCTACAGTCCTCAATtattcaggaacatttattgccaaagtgTGTttgaaggaatttgacatggcgggtGGTGCATTGGACAATAAGACAAATAACAAGACTAGAGATGGTCATCAATGACAAAAGCCTCACAATCTGCGCAGCATATAATTCACCCTGGAATGTAAAGACAGAGATGGTTGATAGTCTTTCTTTGACCTTCCAGGATTCGcaacatacattctcctcaaaATACAGGGAAAAGCTGAGGCTGAGTTGGACTGAACGAGAGAATTGTTGATTTaattgtgattattattattataacaagtATAGGAAATTACTGAATCATCCAGAGTTAGTTGTTTACGTTGTCATCATTTAGGTTCTTCATATTGTCCTGCTTCTTTTCACGAAATGTCTTGTCATTTGTTACTGTAAGCCTCTATTACCAATAACCCCAAGAATGGATTAATATGTCCTCAACTGAAAATAACTGAATTGTTAACGTAGACTGAACACTGGTTCAGCTTCTGTCCCCAAATGTGTGTCCTACGACTGCAGGACAAAGCCAAAATCAATTGAGAGGCAGATGGACTGGCGTTACCAAAATTCACTTTGTAAGTCCACAGCCATGCTCTTGAAGGAGCTTAGAGCTGAATATTGATATCCGTTTGGTAACATGATGCTGCCGTGCCATCATTTTACCATAATAACCATCTTTGTTAATCATGTAAGCGTTATAACATTTGTTAGTCAACATCTAACATAAAGTTTAGCTGAGGCTTAGTTTGTTCCAATTTGACCAGAAGATGGCAACAAGTGACATTAGAAAAATATCCCCAAGATTGTTACAATCCTCTTCAAGGGGACTTGTGCAAAATCCAATATGAAGACAATAAAGTAGATTAACCTTTATTCTTTTGGAACCACGAATGCCTGTACAAAACACTTTGCCAATCCATCAATTATGTTGAAAATGTCAGTGGATTAAAGCAAACTTTGACTTTTTGGTGCCACTAGAGCGTTAGCACGTGTTAGCACGTGTTAGCACGATGGGACGTGGCGTTTTCAAAGACTGACTGGTTGAAAATAGCTGATCTGCTGTTGTGTTCACATCCTGCAATTACCCAGCGGGTTACTGTTGACACTTTCTGTGGCTCCTTGGCTACCTCGGGATAATGGGACTTCACAGGTAGGGATGGTTATGGATTGACAGGCCGTCAGCAGGCACTCAAGCAGAGAATGAACCCAACAGGTGATACTGAAACACAAGCCCTCTTCAACACAGACATCACAGATTTGAAAAGAGGAACAATGATGGGCAGAAACCCAGCAGGGTGCAACGTGGCACAGAGAGACCATTTCTCTAATCCCTGTTAATCTCTGGTGTTTGTTGGGCAATTTTACGCGCTTTGATTATGTGAGGTATAAAAAGGTGGCGTCCGGATACATGCAGAGATTAGACGGAGCACAGGAGATGAAAATGGTTCTAGTGTTatgcagaggagaaggagaaggaggggaggagagaacaAGGAACCGGTGATCTCCTCTCcttatgtttgtttgtgaggaTATGCATGCACCTGTGAAtaggtgaaaaaaacaaaaaacatcttttgattATTCTCCATCCTTCTGCCTCTTTGAAGATACAATGGATTATTGACATGAGGAAAAGGTTATTGTTGCAGCACGAAATGTCCCGTACATATCGAGTATAAGACAGTTGAATTATTCACCCCGGCCTGTAATGTGGTATGTCTCTAAATGCCACATCAAACCTTTTGTTGCGCAAAATGCTGCATAATATGAAGACAACACTGACAAAagaaattcatttgaaaaatggaCATGTTAAGATTTTGCTGATTTGTGTCCCTAAATGAACCCTTCCAACATCCACAGAATCATaacagtaacaacaacaacaaccctgtTGAACGTCCTCTTGCGTATTTGTCATTCTTCACGTCTTAACATCCTAATGGTTTTATTAGAGTGTTGACTTGATTTTGATCAATACCTCTTTTACCTTTGGATTATGGTTACAATGATGACTTTAGCCATTTGTCTTTCCAttgtacattacatttacatgaaagCTGTCACCTTTCTTAGATCTGTGCAGAGTTCATCAGAAGATTTCAGAATTAAGCTACGGATGTAGACCTTTCTGTCATCTTCTGATGCTCGTTGCAGCTTA carries:
- the LOC119226040 gene encoding gastrin-releasing peptide receptor-like; protein product: MAVDLQSEFWTQNCPPQQRWHLLSETRAASQLSTARTMWFTGVVVASVYGVIGVLGLIGNITLIKTFCSAKSIRNVPNLFMSSLALGDVLLLVTCAPVDASRYLSEEWLFGRVGCKVIPFIQLTSVGVSVFTLTALSADRYRAIVKPLDIKTSSSTIIIVLQAALIWLLSLVLAIPEAVFSDLHTFVTSTNESFVTCAPYPHAGELHPKIHSMASFLIFYVIPLLVISVYYTFIARSLMKSASNLPVEGNLHARRQVESRKRLAKTVLVFVGLFAVCWLPCHVIYLYRSYHYSQVDTSLVHFVCSIVARILAFTNSCLNPFALYLLSDTFQKQFNRQLCCCYHMMLRRSSESHTHCNTRVTSVRSTHHSIGSLSMINGRRVHQEDRV